A single Methanocaldococcus bathoardescens DNA region contains:
- the aroD gene encoding type I 3-dehydroquinate dehydratase: MICLPVVEDSVEKAIKTAEKYLEIADIVEFRIDMLKEVNEDDIEKFAKYPCIITVRPDWEGGYWKGNKEERLNLIKKAIECNAKFVDIELREEKNKELVKFRDEIGSKTKIIISYHDFEKTPSKEELIDVVEKALSIGDIAKFATMANSKEDVLNILEVINKYPGKIIGIGMGEKGKLTRILGVYFGSILTFASYKGKSSAPGQVDIDTLKEIWKLMDLK, translated from the coding sequence ATGATATGCCTACCAGTAGTTGAAGATAGTGTAGAAAAAGCAATAAAAACAGCTGAAAAGTATTTAGAAATAGCAGATATTGTTGAATTTAGGATAGATATGCTTAAAGAAGTAAATGAAGATGATATAGAGAAATTTGCTAAATATCCTTGCATAATAACCGTTAGACCGGATTGGGAAGGTGGTTATTGGAAAGGAAATAAGGAGGAAAGATTAAACTTAATAAAAAAGGCAATTGAATGCAATGCTAAATTTGTTGATATTGAGTTGAGAGAAGAGAAAAATAAAGAACTTGTAAAATTTAGAGATGAAATTGGTTCAAAAACAAAGATTATAATCTCTTATCATGATTTTGAAAAAACCCCTTCAAAGGAAGAATTAATAGATGTCGTTGAAAAAGCTCTTAGCATTGGAGATATAGCAAAATTTGCAACAATGGCAAACAGTAAGGAAGATGTTCTCAATATTTTAGAAGTTATAAATAAATATCCTGGAAAGATTATTGGCATTGGAATGGGTGAGAAAGGAAAACTAACAAGAATCTTAGGGGTTTATTTTGGCTCAATATTAACCTTTGCTTCTTACAAAGGGAAAAGCTCTGCCCCTGGGCAGGTTGATATTGACACTCTAAAAGAGATTTGGAAGCTTATGGATTTAAAGTAA
- a CDS encoding DUF447 domain-containing protein — translation MINEVVVATRKNNRDNKAPIGVYFKDKKVIMHLFFGSHTYENLLTEDYFSVNIVPPIEIAKAVLDDNDEYLYYDNIPYLKNSYYTIFYKVVKREFVERDDKFGKNRLMIVEGEEIKRIYLDKVPKPYNRADGLLVEMAVIYSRLANKNIKIDEDDKKEMEKEMKKYFSIIKKVGGREHKQLAEIMLRNLNLL, via the coding sequence ATGATAAATGAAGTGGTTGTAGCAACAAGGAAAAATAATAGAGACAACAAAGCCCCAATTGGTGTTTATTTTAAAGATAAAAAAGTTATTATGCATCTTTTTTTTGGCTCTCATACTTATGAAAATCTTTTAACTGAAGATTATTTTTCAGTTAATATAGTTCCACCAATTGAAATAGCAAAGGCAGTTTTAGATGATAATGATGAATATCTTTATTATGACAACATCCCTTATTTAAAAAACTCTTATTATACTATATTTTATAAAGTTGTTAAAAGGGAATTTGTTGAGAGAGATGATAAATTTGGAAAAAACAGATTGATGATTGTAGAAGGGGAAGAGATAAAAAGAATATATTTAGATAAAGTTCCAAAGCCATACAATAGAGCAGATGGATTATTGGTTGAGATGGCAGTTATTTATTCAAGATTGGCTAACAAAAACATAAAAATTGATGAAGATGACAAAAAAGAGATGGAAAAAGAAATGAAGAAATATTTCTCAATAATTAAAAAAGTTGGTGGTAGAGAGCATAAACAATTGGCTGAAATTATGCTAAGGAATTTAAATTTACTTTAA
- a CDS encoding apurinic/apyrimidinic endonuclease family protein: MILFEWGTYNALSTLKQAALLGTRITEIPPAVLSRRLPSGYYESYKKLSKEYFTSILAHGPYYSLSSEKGLKAHLSAIEKATLCGAEIYNYHLGKRVGDDLNYHLDVLKKFSEVNNDIIYSPEPATNIGEFGTLDELEELIKAAKEEDIKIIPSLQLENIFLNELGVYEKDDLDEAAEKADVDWWLKIFKRMDKISDYIMHFRFSQVIGLKYGKRFYKKRVPLGKGYPPVEPLTEALSLYLVDNATRGGFKKVLFVYTGLPEVKYRDLIDLYAMIMKKSIDKLMSKESQVEYGDFYKFMSSEEEE, encoded by the coding sequence ATGATACTCTTTGAGTGGGGGACCTATAATGCTTTATCAACATTAAAACAGGCAGCATTATTGGGGACAAGAATTACAGAAATTCCACCAGCAGTGTTATCAAGAAGATTACCATCTGGATACTATGAGAGTTATAAAAAGTTAAGTAAGGAATATTTCACTTCAATCTTAGCTCACGGTCCATATTACAGCTTATCATCAGAGAAAGGATTAAAAGCTCACCTTTCAGCCATAGAAAAAGCTACATTATGTGGGGCTGAGATATACAACTACCATCTTGGAAAAAGAGTGGGGGATGATTTAAACTACCACTTGGATGTTTTAAAGAAATTCAGTGAAGTTAATAATGATATAATTTACTCCCCAGAGCCAGCAACAAACATTGGTGAGTTTGGAACATTAGATGAGCTTGAAGAGTTAATAAAAGCAGCTAAAGAGGAAGATATAAAAATCATTCCATCACTACAGTTAGAAAATATATTCTTAAATGAATTGGGTGTTTATGAGAAGGATGATTTAGATGAAGCAGCTGAAAAGGCAGATGTTGATTGGTGGCTAAAGATTTTCAAAAGAATGGATAAAATATCAGATTATATAATGCACTTCAGGTTTTCACAAGTTATAGGATTAAAATATGGAAAGAGATTCTATAAGAAGAGAGTTCCTTTAGGTAAGGGTTATCCACCAGTTGAGCCATTAACTGAAGCTTTATCTTTATATTTAGTAGATAATGCTACAAGAGGGGGCTTTAAGAAAGTTCTATTTGTCTATACTGGGTTGCCAGAAGTTAAGTATAGGGATTTAATTGACTTATATGCAATGATTATGAAGAAATCCATTGATAAGTTAATGAGCAAAGAGAGCCAGGTTGAATATGGTGATTTCTATAAATTTATGAGTTCAGAAGAGGAAGAATAA